One segment of Labrus mixtus chromosome 10, fLabMix1.1, whole genome shotgun sequence DNA contains the following:
- the dok3 gene encoding docking protein 3, with the protein MEVIFKEGMLFLQGVKFGKRTWRKIWMMLFKPSFTGVGRVELYSVLDNTAVTDQKKPYWQKTPERKVVRLSDCLSVSPAPKESCPQGCTAFYLNTIQSSYTLASTASEDWLSALCHLAFQKDPGESDKGGFVSGNGCTMEDNDLYSSWKSDMAPPPNQYQVTVQSTEASRRCQLTGMYLVSPEKEAVILLAMDTGHTIYCWPYTLLRKFGQVEGGFSIEAGRRCESGEGLFVFLSRHGPQIFQAILKQCTVEKGPSVQQLSGHRRSLSDQSPIVLPTRTNLPSVPPVQSPAKSFADKEDESAAHYSTINDTSKIKLKQLSVLKPYFYNSKESVGEEDDDERCHSLDSLNLNNVLGQNVYCNLMRATPPLMGKEPSKPEIEDSESIYSEVEKVDPPSNPRLQPFSSLSPPVPLPPPCPLLQSVPFVLPKPRYQRQPPANNQPGYNAPTQPVDETAVTEEAISSSSLVAPSEPLRSFKHRLAEIISKDLAKFQPPLPPGAATFSQ; encoded by the exons ATGGAGGTTATATTCAAAGAGGGGATGCTGTTCCTCCAGGGGGTCAAGTTTGGAAAA AGAACGTGGCGGAAAATATGGATGATGCTTTTTAAACCCAGCTTCACAGGGGTCGGACGCGTGGAGCTTTATTCTGTACTTGACAACACTGCTGTTACTGACCAGAAGAAGCCTTATTGGCAAAAAACACCAGAGAGAAAGGTGGTGCGTTTAAGTGACTGCCTCAGTGTCTCACCTGCTCCAAAGGAATCTTGCCCTCAGGGCTGCACAGCCTTTTACTTAAACACCATCCAAAGCAGCTACACTCTGGCCTCCACTGCCAGCGAGGACTGGCTAAGCGCCCTCTGTCATCTGGCCTTCCAG AAGGATCCTGGAGAATCAGACAAAGGGGGTTTCGTGAGCGGAAATGGTTGTACCATGGAGGACAATGACCTCTACTCATCTTGGAAATCAG ATATGGCCCCTCCTCCAAACCAGTACCAAGTGACTGTCCAGAGCACAGAGGCATCCAGGAGATGCCAGCTGACTGGGATGTATCTAGTGTCCCCAGAAAAAGAGGCTGTGATACTGCTGGCCATGGATACTGGTCACACCATCTATTGCTGGCCTTATACCCTGTTACGAAAATTTGGACAAGTAGAG GGGGGATTCAGCATTGAAGCTGGCCGTCGCTGCGAGTCGGGTGAAGGACTGTTCGTCTTCCTGTCCAGGCATGGGCCGCAAATCTTCCAAGCTATATTAAAGCAGTGCACTGTGGAGAAGGGTCCCTCTGTCCAGCAACTCAGTGGTCATAGAAGATCATTATCTGACCAGTCTCCTATTGTCCTACCAACCAGAACCAACCTGCCCAGTGTTCCTCCTGTCCAAAGTCCTGCAAAAAGTTTTGCTGACAAAGAGGATGAGTCTGCAGCCCACTACTCGACTATTAACGACACCTCCAAAATTAAACTAAAGCAACTATCTGTTTTAAAACCTTATTTCTATAATAGCAAAGAGTCTGtgggagaggaagatgatgatgagcGGTGTCATTCTCTAGATTCGTTAAACCTGAATAATGTCCTGGGGCAGAACGTTTATTGCAACCTTATGAGAGCTACACCTCCCTTGATGGGAAAGGAGCCGTCCAAACCTGAGATAGAAGATTCAGAGTCTATCTATTCTGAAGTGGAAAAAGTTGATCCTCCTTCAAATCCCCGGCTGCAGcccttctcttcactctctccgCCTGtccccctgcctcctccctgcccTCTCCTGCAGTCTGTGCCCTTCGTCCTACCCAAGCCCCGATACCAGCGTCAGCCCCCTGCGAACAACCAGCCAGGCTACAATGCACCGACGCAGCCGGTGGATGAAACGGCGGTGACAGAGGAGGCCATCAGCTCCTCCAGCCTTGTTGCCCCCTCAGAGCCCCTCCGCAGCTTTAAACACAGGCTGGCAGAAATCATTTCCAAGGACCTGGCAAAGTTCCAGCCCCCTCTTCCCCCCGGAGCGGCCACATTTTCTCAATAG
- the atoh1b gene encoding protein atonal homolog 1b: MAAKSELSSWSDYPEEFTLPQQRNLAHINSKTWIQLHHACCRTPGATDAELALDKLVPVRKLPECVSASSITEEDCNRAAEGDQTSHFGPQKHRRVAANARERRRMHGLNKAFDELRSVIPSLENERKLSKYDTLQMAQIYITELSELLSGVVHPECRSPRPVSADKTCRMSLIHTLLPGGTAQPPIQMTGDQRDTCASISHLLILGPTSDMGSNKSTSSSNCSDGESSQLSDLEESQSGRQ; this comes from the coding sequence ATGGCTGCAAAATCAGAGCTTTCAAGCTGGTCGGACTACCCGGAGGAGTTCACCCTGCCTCAGCAGCGGAACCTGGCCCATATCAACTCCAAAACCTGGATTCAGCTGCACCATGCGTGCTGCAGGACGCCTGGAGCCACCGACGCAGAACTCGCACTGGATAAACTTGTGCCAGTGCGTAAACTTCCCGAGTGCGTGTCTGCGTCAAGCATCACAGAGGAAGACTGTAACAGGGCAGCAGAGGGAGACCAGACGAGCCACTTTGGGCCCCAGAAGCACAGGCGCGTCGCAGCCAACGCccgggagaggaggaggatgcacGGCCTGAATAAAGCGTTTGACGAGCTAAGGAGTGTCATCCCCTCTTTGGAGAACGAGAGAAAGTTGTCCAAGTATGACACACTGCAAATGGCGCAGATATACATCACTGAGCTGTCGGAACTCCTGTCAGGTGTGGTGCATCCGGAGTGCAGGAGTCCGCGTCCAGTATCCGCAGACAAGACCTGCAGGATGAGTTTGATCCACACCCTGCTGCCAGGAGGGACTGCGCAGCCTCCAATCCAAATGACCGGAGACCAGCGGGACACCTGCGCCTCGATCAGCCACCTTTTAATTCTCGGACCTACATCTGACATGGGGTCAAATAAATCAACGAGCTCTTCGAACTGCAGTGATGGAGAATCTTCACAGCTGAGTGACTTGGAGGAGAGTCAGAGCGGCAGACAGTGA